AGTGTTGTAGCTGCGGTAAAGAGGATGTGGCGTTTAAGGTTATATGTGGGGAATGTAGCGATAATTTCTTAAACGGCCTTAACGGCATAAGAAATATTGTTGAAGAAGCTAATCGACTGCAAAAATTGGAAAATGAAATACGAGTGATAACCAGCCTTGATTTGGAGCAAATAAGAGAAATGTTTCTGCAGGGATATACACTTACCAAGATGGAAACTGCTGATATGGGCATATTCAAAGAGTGCCACGACGAAGAAACAAATTCTTTTATAAAAGGCATGAAAGCCATAGATGAACTCTACACAAAAGCATTTAAAACTGCCATAAAAGGGTTCAAAAAAATACTGGCGGGTGATAAAGATGCATGTAAGGATAGGTGAACGAATATACTCCGCAACGCAATTCATATATACCGCTGCACAGAAAACACCAGTGGTAAAAACTCCTTCGGGTAAAGAAGTTGAGTACTCCTTTCCGGAGGTCCCTGAGTGCGATGATGAAAAATGTTGGTTGTGCGGAGCTGATACCAACGGGTATGGTACACCGGTAAACAAGACAATCAAGCCGACATTTACCGATTGTAGATTTAGTATTCACAAGTCCACCGTTTAAAGACGAAGATGTACAAGGCGATTATTGGGAATTTTATTCTAAAGCATTTAATGAAATGTACAAGATAGCATCAAAGGCTGTGATAATAATTCACAGTGCAACAAAAATGAATGAGATTATAAAGCGTTATCCTCCTAAAAGAACATTGATTTGGGGGAAAGGAATAATTGCTCCGTCACGGTAACATAACTTCAAAAAGCGGGGTGTGAGGCGGTTGAAAGACGACAAGCTTAAAGAAAAACTACACCAAAAGCTTGAAGAGGCAATTAATGCTATAATAGTGTTAGGTAAACAGAATTTTTTCAAAATTCATCTGCAAAACATAAACGGCGATATTTTAATATCAATTGAATATACGGACAAGGACAAAGTTGAAAAGTAGGCTGACCGAGTAACGGAGGCGCTACCATTTAGGTGGCGTCTCTTCTTTTTAGTGAGGTGAAGACATATGTTCAGGGTGAACGGGAGGAGCATAGCTCCTGTTAGGAAAGGTTTTATAACAATTGCAGAGCTTCTTTCCTGGGAGGTTCTGGAGGAACTGCTGACATGGAAATGCTTCATGGAGCAATATTTCAGGGGGTTATCTGTGACACAGGTTATGCAACATGATGCATATAAGCGGGTTAACAGGAGAGTGAAACAAATTAGGCATGGTACCCATTGACAAAGGGGGCTGGTCTTATGGAACTGAAGCAGCTGGCAAAGGAGTACAAAAAATCACTCCGGCCGCTTAATAAGCGGATACATAAGCTGCAGGGTGAGCTAAAAAAGCTGAAAGGAAATAAGAAATCGGATAAGGCACACATTCAGGTGCTCCAAGACCGTTTGAAGCCCCTTTTGTCAATGCGAGATGATTTAAGACAGATAACCACAGAGATGAAGTATTATTATAAGCCGGGGTGGTGGCGAAGTGAGAAATATACCTGTAACCGAAGAAAAGCTAGAAGATATATACCTTACTTCAGAAACTTATTTGAGGAGGATATCCTTCACCAACTCGAACCAGATCCAGGAGATGAAGCAGGCGATACGTGAGGTAATACAAACCGAGCTCACGGACCGGCAAAGGGAACTGGTACAGATGTATTTCATGGACGGAATGTCCATGCGGGAAATCGCAAAACAAAAGGGCATAACAAAGCAAAGTGTGTCAACTAC
Above is a window of Bacillota bacterium DNA encoding:
- a CDS encoding sigma-70 family RNA polymerase sigma factor, giving the protein MRNIPVTEEKLEDIYLTSETYLRRISFTNSNQIQEMKQAIREVIQTELTDRQRELVQMYFMDGMSMREIAKQKGITKQSVSTTIQRAVKRIKKSKKIKKFFDIG